TCACAGCCGGAAAACGGCCTGACCTATGCCCAGTCAGGTGTGGATATTGATGCAGGCAATACGCTGGTGGATAAAATCAGGGCAACCGTGCGCAGCACGGCAAGACCGGGGGCGGACGCTGAAATCGGCGGCTTTGGCGGCCTGTTTGATTTAAAAGCCGCAGGATTTAAAGACCCTGTTCTGGTCGCCGCCAATGACGGGGTAGGAACTAAGCTGAAAATCGCTATAGAATCAGGCATTCATGACACCGTCGGCGTTGACCTTGTCGCCATGTGTGTCAATGATCTGATTGTTCAGGGCGCCGAGCCATTGTTCTTCCTTGATTATTTTGCCACCGGCAAGCTCGAGCCCGAACAGGGCGCAGCTATTGTTGCCGGTATCGCTGAAGGCTGCCGCCAGGCCGGGGCGGCGCTGATCGGCGGTGAAACAGCGGAAATGCCGGGGATGTATGCGCGCGGTGATTATGACCTCGCCGGTTTTGCTGTTGGCGCCGCCGAGCGTGCCAGCCTGCTGCCAACCCGTGACCTTGCGTCAGGTGATGTGATTTTCGGCCTTGCTTCTTCCGGTGTGCATTCCAACGGATTTTCGCTGGTGCGCCGCGTGGTTGAAAAATCCGGCCTTGCACTTTCAGGCCCCGCCCCTTTTGACAGCACGCAAACACTAGCGCAGGCACTGTTGACGCCGACCCGCATTTATGTGCGCTCCGTCCTTGAAGTCTTGCGAGAAACCGGCGGCATCAAGGCGCTGGTCCATATTACCGGCGGTGGTTTTCCCGATAACATTCCGCGTGTTCTGCCTGAAAATCTGGCGGCGAAAATCAACCTTGCAGCGATTCGCGTGCCGCCGGTCTTTTCATGGCTGGCGCAAGCCGGACAGATTGCCGAACAGGAAATGTTGCGCACCTTCAATTGCGGCATCGGCATGATTGTGGTGGCA
This is a stretch of genomic DNA from Candidatus Tokpelaia hoelldoblerii. It encodes these proteins:
- the purM gene encoding Phosphoribosylformylglycinamidine cyclo-ligase (bhsal10290) produces the protein MQIIMHPFSNPKMSAMIHTSPSQPENGLTYAQSGVDIDAGNTLVDKIRATVRSTARPGADAEIGGFGGLFDLKAAGFKDPVLVAANDGVGTKLKIAIESGIHDTVGVDLVAMCVNDLIVQGAEPLFFLDYFATGKLEPEQGAAIVAGIAEGCRQAGAALIGGETAEMPGMYARGDYDLAGFAVGAAERASLLPTRDLASGDVIFGLASSGVHSNGFSLVRRVVEKSGLALSGPAPFDSTQTLAQALLTPTRIYVRSVLEVLRETGGIKALVHITGGGFPDNIPRVLPENLAAKINLAAIRVPPVFSWLAQAGQIAEQEMLRTFNCGIGMIVVAAPEQADSIAQNFARAGETIVQLGMVAKRDEDAVLYKGTLGL